The genomic window GGATCCGGAACACGACGACCACCGCGATCACGACGGCCGCGGCGCCGGCCAACGCGAGCGCCGCCCAGGAGAAGCGGTGCAGGAACTCGGTCGCAGCGCTCCCCAGGATGGTGACGACGGTCACCACGAGTGAGGCCCAGGCGATGCCACCCGCCGCATTGGCGACGAGGAAGTGCGGGTACGTCATGCGGAACATACCGGCCAGCGGTCCGGAGAAGATGCGGAGGACCGCGATGAACCGTCCGACGAACACCGCCCACGGCCCCCACCGCCGCATGAGGTGCACCGCGGCGCCCAGCCGCTTCGGCCCCACGTGCTTCGGGAACCTGCGGTTCAGCACCGACAGGAGCCGCCGACCGTATCGCTTGCCGATCCAGTACCCGATCGAGTCGCCGAGGATCGCACCACCGGCAGCCGCAGCGGCGACGAACACCGGATTCAGGCCGCTCAACGCGGCGAGGAGGGTCGCCCCGATGAGCACGGTCTCTCCCGGCAACGGCACGCCGAGGCTTTCGACCGCGACGACCAGGAAGACGACGAGGAGCAGGACGCCGGGTGGGAAGTCGGCCAACCAGTCCACGCGGGCTCCTTCCGGCCGGGTGGGTCAACGGTAGTCCCTCGTTCCCCGAAGCGCTCGCGACGCTCCTCCACAGGACTCCGTCCAGAGCGGCACGCCCGCTCTGAGAGAACACCCGAGCCGTGGTCAGGTGCCGTCGCTAGGCTGATCCGCATGACTGACGCGCAGCTCGCCTCCGGCATCGACCGCTCCGAACTCGACCCGGCCGTGCGGCCGCAGGACGACCTCTTCCGCCACGTGAACGGCAAGTGGATGGACCGCACCGAGATCCCCGACGACAAAGCTCGCTGGGGATCGTTCCACCAGCTGGCGGAAGACGCCGAGAACGCCGTCCGCGACATCATCGAGGAGTCGCAGACGAACCCCGACGGCGAGGAGGGCGTGAAGATCGGCGCCCTGTACGCGAGCTTCATGGACGTCGACCGTGCCAACGCCCTCGGAGCGACCCCGCTCGCCGACCAGCTCGCCCGCGTCGCAGCGGTCGACTCCATCGATTCCTTCCTCCGTCTGTCCGGCGAGTTCGAGGCCGAAGGGGTCGGCGGCTTCCTGCAGCTCTTCGTCGACAACGACCCGGGCAACCCCGAGCGCTACCTCGTCTTCGCCGAACAGGGCGGCATCACGCTGCCCGACGAGTCCTACTTCCGTGAAGACACCTTCGCCGAGATCCGCGACGCCTACCGCGCACACCTCCAGACGATGTTCGAGCTCGCCGGCATCGACGACGCCGCCGCACGCGCCGACCGCGTGTTCGCCCTCGAGACGGCGATCGCGTCCAAGCACTGGGACAACGTGGCCACCCGCGACAGCGAGAAGACGTACAACCTGTACTCGTGGGACGAAGCGGCGGCGCTCGCCGCGGGCGCCGACCTCGACGGCCCGGACCTCGCCGTCTGGCGCGACGCGATCGGCGCCGCCGACGCGGTGTTCGCCGAGATCGTCGTGCGCGAGCCGAGCTTCCTCGAGGGCCTCGGCGAGCTCCTCGTCGCGGAGCAGCTCGAGTCCTGGAAGGACTGGCTGGCCTGGAAGGTCGTCCACGGTGCCGCACCGTACCTCTCGGAGGAGTTCGGTCGTGCCAACTTCGACTTCTACGGCAAGACCCTCACCGGCACGCCGCAGCAGCGCGAGCGCTGGAAGCGCGGCGTCTCGCTCGTCGAGGGCATGCTCGGCGAGGCCGTCGGCCGCATCTACGTCGACCGGCACTTCGGCGCCGCGTCGAAGGACGAGATGGACGTCCTCGTCGGCTTCCTCGTCGAGGCGTACCGCGACAGCATCGAGAACCTCGAGTGGATGAGCCCCGAGACCCGCACGCGCGCGCTGGAGAAGCTCGACAAGTTCACGCCCAAGATCGGTTTCCCCGTGAAGTGGCGCGACTACTCGGCGCTGGAGCTCGAAGCCGACGACCTGCTCGGCAACGTCCGTCGCGCCAGCCGGTTCGAGATGGACCGCGAGCTCGGCAAGATCGGTAAGCCACTCGACCGCGACGAGTGGTTCATGACGCCGCAGACGATCAACGCCTATTACAACCCCGGTTTCAACGAGATCGTGTTCCCGGCCGCTATCCTCCAGTACCCGTTCTTCGACGCCGGCCGCGAAGCCGCCGCGAACTACGGGGCCATCGGCGCGGTCATCGGCCACGAGATCGGGCACGGCTTCGACGACCAGGGGTCGAAGTTCGACGGCGACGGCCGACTCACCGACTGGTGGACCGAGGCCGACCGCGCGGCGTTCGAGGAGCGCACCGCGTCGCTCATCGAGCAGTACAACGCGCTGGCTCCCGCCCAGGTGCCCGACCACCACGTCAACGGCGCCCTGACGATCGGCGAGAACATCGGCGACCTCGGCGGGCTCGGCATCGCCTGGAAGGCGTACCTGCTGTCGCTCGAAGGCGCCGAGCCGCCGGTCATCGACGGCCTCACCGGCGCGGAGCGGTTCTTCCTCTCCTGGGCGCAGGCCTGGCAGCAGAAGGGACGCGACGCGGAGGTCATCCGACTGCTGTCGATCGACCCGCACTCGCCGAACGAGTTCCGCTGTAACCAGATCGTCCGGAACATCGACGCCTTCTACGAGGCGTTCGGCGTCACCGAGTCCGACGCCGCGTGGCTCGCCCCCGAGGAGCGCGTCACCATCTGGTAGTGCCGCGTCTCGCGGAGCCTGTCGCCCCCTGCCGATGACCCCAGTAGTGGGACATGTGGGAGGGCGGTCGACGCTGCGAGAATCACTCTGGAGTCGACGAATCGTCATCCCGATGCACTCGAGAAGCTCATGGCGCGAGACCCGAATAGCGCCTGAGTGGACCTGGTCCGATCCGTCCGGTTCACAGCAGCGTCGCCGTCGATATCGCCACAGCCCCCGCCGTCCCCCGGCCCGGGCGAGGCGGTACCGGCGGCGACGTGCTCCGCTCCGCGCGAACCCGTAGAATCGCAGGCGTGTCTAAAGTCTTGAGCAGCCTCCCCGTCGGCGAGCGCGTCGGCATCGCCTTCTCCGGAGGTCTCGACACCTCCGTCGCCGTCGCCTGGATGCGCGAGAAGGGTGCCGTCCCGTGCACCTACACCGCCGACATCGGCCAGGCGGACGAACCGAACATCGGCGCCGTCCCCGACCGCGCCAAGGAGTACGGCGCCGAGATCGCGCGCCTCGTCGACGCGAAGTCGGCGCTCGTCGAGGAGGGCCTCGTCGCCCTCCAGTGCGGTGCGTTCCACATCCGCAACGCCGGCAAGACTTACTTCAACACGACGCCGCTCGGTCGCGCCGTGACGGGCACCATGCTCGTCCGCGCGATGAAGGAGGACGGCGTCGACATCTGGGGCGACGGCTCCACCTACAAGGGCAACGACATCGAGCGGTTCTACCGCTACGGTCTGCTCGCCAACCCGCGCCTGCGCATCTACAAGCCGTGGCTCGACGTCGACTTCGTCAACGAGCTCGGTGGCCGCAAGGAGATGAGCGAGTGGCTCGTCGCCCGCGACTTCCCGTACCGCGACTCGACCGAGAAGGCGTACAGCACCGACGCCAACATCTGGGGCGCCACCCACGAGGCCAAGCGCCTCGAGGAGCTCAGCTCCGGCATGGAACTCGTCGAGCCGATCATGGGCGTGCCGTTCTGGCGTGAAGACGTCGAGATCGCCTCCGAGGTCGTCACCGTCACCTTCGAGGCCGGTCGCCCGGTCGCGCTCAACGGCGTCGAGTACGCCGACGCGGTCGCGCTGGTCCTCGAGGCCAACGCCATCGGTGGTCGTCACGGCCTCGGCATGAGCGACCAGATCGAGAACCGCATCATCGAGGCGAAGAGCCGCGGCATCTACGAGGCCCCCGGTATGGCGCTCCTCCACATCGCGTACGAGCGTCTGCTCAACGCGATCCACAACGAGGACACGGTCGCCAACTACCACAACGAGGGCCGCCGACTCGGCCGCCTCATGTACGAGGGCCGTTGGCTCGACCCGCAGTCGCTCATGCTCCGTGAGTCCATCCAGCGCTGGGTCGGCTCCGCCGTCTCCGGCGAGGTCTCGATCCGTCTGCGCCGCGGCGACGACTACACGATCCTCGACACCTCGGGCCCGGGCCTCAGCTACCACCCCGACAAGCTCTCGATGGAGCGCGTCGGCGACGCGGCGTTCGGTCCCAACGACCGTATCGGTCAGCTCACCATGCGCAACCTCGACATCGCGGACTCGCGCTCGCGGCTCGAGCAGTACGCAGCGGCCGGCATCGTCGGCGGCGCGACCGCCGACCTCGTCGGCAAGCTCGAGCAGGGTGAGGCGCAGGAGATCCTCGGCGGCGAACTCCTCGACCCGACCGCCGACGCCCTCGAGCGCGCGACCGACCTCGCTTCCGAGGGCGCCGCGTTCGACTCCGGCACCGACTAGTCGCACCTCGCAACGCCGGACGCCCGCCGCACTCCAGGAGTGCGGCGGGCGTTCTGTCGTGGTCCCTCCCGTTCCGTTCTCAGGAGTCCTGCGGCGTGTCGACCTGCAACCACGCCGACACACCGGACGACTCCTGAGTTGGGGACGGCAGGGGTTCACAACTCAGGACCGGTGCGGCGCGTCCCGCCGGACACGCCGGGTGGCCGATGCAACGCGCCGGGGCCGTCCTGAGTTGTGAACCGACCAGGCCTACGCGGGGACGGGTGACTCCGCGTACCGCTCGGGCCGGAAGGTCGCGAGCAGCGGCGAGGGTTCGCCGTCGACGATCTCGTCCGCGAGGAGTTCACCGGCAATGAGCCCGAGCGTCGCACCGCTGTGGCTGAAGGCCGTGAAGAGGCCCGGCAGCTGCGGGACCGCACCGAAGACCGGCTCGCCGTCCCCGGGGATCGGCTTGTAGCCGGCCCCGATGTGGTCGAGTTCGAGGGTCGGGTTGCCGGCGAGCACCCGCGATCCCTCGGCCAACAGCCGCTCCACGGTCGAGTCCGAGATGTGCAGCGAGCCGTCGTCGCGGACCTCGATCTCCTCCTCCGACCACGCGGAGTCCAGAGCGAAGCCGCCCTCCCTGGTGCGACGGACGGCCACCTTCGGCGTGTTGAGGACGGCGACGAGCTCGGATGCGGCGGGCTTCGTGAACGCGACGAACGCGGCCGGGCTCTGGTCGCCGATCGTGATGCCGAGTGCGGCGAGCTGGGCCGGGACGTCGGGACCTGTCGCCAGCAGGACCGCGTCGGCTTCGATGCGGTCGCCGTTCGCGAGCACCGCACCCACGGCACGTCCACCGGACGAGGCGATCTCGGCGCCGGCGTCCGTCACGATCCGCCCGCCGCGGGCGACGAACTCGCGGGACAGCACCTCGATCACGGACGGCAGCTCGACCCAGCCCTCGCCCGGGTTGAAGATCGCGCCCTCCGCAGCCACGGCGGCCGGATCGACACCCGGCGTGACCGAGGCGACCTCCTCCGGAGCCAGCCACCGGGCGTCGTATCCGATGCCGCGCTCGTAGGCGAAGGTCTCCGCGTAGGACTCGCCCTCCGGTGCCCACATCAGTCCGCCGTCGAAGCGGAGGAAGTCCGCGCTCGGGATCTGCGCGGCGAAGGTCCGCCAGCGGTCGATCCCGAGGACGCGGAGCGCGTGGTACTCGCTCGACCGCTGGGCTGCGGAGTTCAACCAGGCGAGCGATCGTCCCGAGGCGCCGCTGGCGAGAGAGCGGTCGGTCACGAGGGTCACGTCGGCACCTCGGCGGGCGAGGGCGACGGCGCTGGACGTTCCGAGGATGCCCCGCCGATCACGACGACGCGTCGGCTGGTCTGGGTGCTGCTGCTCATGCTGTCTGCTCTTTCTGTTCTGGAATGGTGCGTTCGTGAGGTGCTGCGGCCGTGTGGACGGCCTCGATGATCTCGAGGACGGCGATCGCGTCGGCCGGATCGACCGGTGGAGGACCGCCGTCGTGGAGGGCGGTCGCCAGGAGGCGGGTGAAGGCGGCGTAGTCGCCGTCGGCCATCGGGACGGGCTCCGTGGCGCCGTCGATGCCGATCGAGCCCCAGCCGGACGGCTCTCGCAGGCCGAATCCCTCGTCACGCGGGTCGGCACCGGCCTTGAGTGCGGGCTCCTGGCCGTCGAGTCCCCACGAGGTGTAAGCGCCGGAGGAGCCGAGGACGCGGAACCGCGGGCCGGCTTGGGCGACGAGCGACCCCATCCACAGGTGCGACCGGACCCCCGAACGGTGACGGAGCGCCACGAAGGCGTCGTCGTCCGCGACCGCTCCGGGCCGGACGACACCGAGTTCCGCCTGGACGTCCTCGACCTCGCCGAACAGTTGGATGGCCTGGTCGATCACGTGCGTGCCGAGGTCGTAGAGGATGCCGCCGCCCTCCGCTGCGGTCGCGGCCGTCTTCCACGATGCGGGCGGATCGGGCTTCCACCACTCGAAGCGTGACTCGAAGCGATGGACGTGCCCGAGCGCGCCCTCGTCGAGCAGCCGCCGCACGGTCAGGAAGTCGCCGTCCCAGCGGCGGTTCTGGAAGACCGTGACGAGGCGGTCGGCAGCTGCAGCACGATCGACGACGGCCCGGCCCTCGGCCGCGGTGACGGCGAACGGCTTGTCGACCACGACGTGCAGGCCGGCGTCCAGGGCGGCTGTCGCGAGAGCGGCGTGCGTGCCGGACGGCGAGCCGATGACCACGAGGTCGAGCTCGTCGGCTCGGGCGAAGAGCTCCTCGGCGGTCGACACGACCTGGACACCCGGGTACCGGCCGAGCGCCTCGGCCCGCCGATCCGGGTCGGAGGTCACGACGAGGTCGAGCGAGTAGTCGGGATCCGCGGCGAGGAACGGCGCGTGGAACACCGCGCCGGAGGTGCCGAAGCCGATGACGCCCGTCCTGATCGTGCCGGAGACGCGTGCCGCCATCAGAGGACCTCGGAGAGGAAGCGCTGCAGGCGGGGACTCTGCGGTGCGTCGAACAGCTGCGACGGGGTGCCCGCCTCGACCACGCGGCCCTCGTCCATGAACACGACCTGGTCGGCGACCTTGCGGGCGAAGCCCATCTCGTGGGTCACGACGAGCATGGTCATGCCGCGCTGCGCCAGGCCGGCCATGAGGTTGAGGACGCCCTTCACGAGTTCGGGGTCGAGCGCGCTCGTGGCTTCGTCGAACAGCATGACCTCGGGTTCCATCGCGAGTGCCCTGGCGATCGCGACGCGCTGTTGCTGGCCGCCCGAGAGGTCGCGGGGTCGGTGGTCCGATCGTTCGCCGAGTCCGACGTCGTCGAGGCGTGCTGCCGCGACCCGGAGCGACTCGCTCTTCGACATGCCCTTCACGTTGCGGAGTGCGAGGGCCACGTTCTCGAGCGCGGTGTGGTCGGGGAAGAGGTTGAAGTGCTGGAAGACCAGGCCGACCCGCGTCCGGAGCCGTTCGGGCTTCATCTTCAGGGCACTCTCGCCGGCGAGGAGGACGTCGCCGGAGGTGGGCTCGTGCAGCCGGTTCACCCCGCGGAGCAGTGTCGACTTGCCCGAGCCCGACGGCCCGATGATGCAGGTGGTGGTGCCGGGCTCGACGTCGATGCTCACCTCGCGGATGACCTCGATGTCGCCGTACGCCATCGAGACATCGCGGAGCTCCAGGCTCGAGCCGCGGTAGAAGTGGCCGTCGGTGACGGGCAGGGGAGAGGTGTAGGTCATGTGTTGCTCCCGGTGGTGACTGGCAGGGGTGGCTGCACTTCGTCGAGTTCGTCGAGGCCGCTCTTCGGCGGGGTGGCCTTCCGGCGTCCCGTGCGGAAGCGGTTGTCGAAGAAGTTGACGAGGTGGGTGAGGGGCACGGTGATGACGAGGTAGAACAGACCCGCCATGACGAGTGGCGAGAGGTTGCCGGTGAGGACGGCCGCGTCCTGACCGACCCGGAACAGCTCGCGTTCGCTCACGAGGAGCCCGAGGAAGTAGACGAGGCTCGAGTCCTTGACGATGGCGATGAACTGGTTGACGAGCGCGGGGAGGACCCTGCGGATGCCCTGCGGCACCACGACGAGTCGCATCGCCTTGCCGTAGCTCATGCCGAGCGCCCGGCACGCCTCGAGCTGGCCGCGGTCGACGCTCTGGATGCCGGCGCGGAAGATCTCGCCGATGTAGGCGGAGGCGATGAGGCTGAGCGCGAGGATGCCCAGCGGATAGGGCGAGGGGCCGAACAGCTGCTGGCTGAAGCGGGCGAAGCCCTGGCCGATGAGGAGGATGGTGAGGATCGCCGGCAGGCCGCGGAACACGTCGGTGTAGATCCGCGCGGGTACTCGGAGCCAGCGTGAGGGCGAGATGCCCATGATGGCGATGATCATGCCGAGGACGACGCCGATCACCGTGGCGGCGATCGAGATGACGAGGGTGTTGACGAGCCCGGTGCCGAGCAGCTGCGGGAACACCTGCCACATCGCGTCGAAGTCGAAGAAGGTCTTGATGATGCTGTCGAGCCAGTCCATGCTGTCTGCTCCTGAGGGGTGGGATGGTGTGGTGCGGGCCGGTGCTCGGCCCGCACCACGAGACGGGGACTACTCGGTCGACGAGGTCGGGCTGGGGCTGGAGGTCTGCTCCGCCTTCGGGAGGTACTGCTCGGGCATCGGAGAGCCCGGGAACCACTTCTGGTAGAGCTTCTTCCAGGTGCCGTCCTCCATCGCCTCGGCGAGGGCCTTGTCGAGGGCCTTCTTGAACTCGGGCTTGTCCTTCGCGATCGCGAACCCGGCCGGTGCGTCGAAGGACGGGATGTCGATGGCGTTGACGAGCCCGTACTGGGCCGCGTACTCCTTCGCCGCCTCGTAGTCGAGGAAGTGGGCGTCGATGCTGCCGCTGTTGACCGCCGAGATCGCCGAGTTGTTGTCGGGGAAGCGCACGAGCTCGGTGTCGGTGAAGTGCTTGACCGCGTAGGCCTCCTGGAGGGTTCCCTGGACGACGCCGAGGCGCTTGCCGGCGAGGCTGTCCGCGTCGGTGATGCCGGAGTCCTTCGCCGCCATGACCGTGAGGTACCCGGCGAGGTAACCGTCGGAGAAGTCGACCGTCTGCTCGCGCTCCTTGGTGATGCCGATGGCCGCGACGCCGACGTCGAACTGTCCGTTCGCGACGGCGGACAGCAGGCCGGAGAAGTCCTGCCCGGTGAAGACGACGTCGTCGATCCCGATCCGCTTGGCGACGTCGGTGAAGAGCTCGACGTCGAAGCCGGTGAACGTCCCGTCGGCGTCGGTGAAGGTGTACGGCTTCGAGTCGCCGAGGCTGGCGACGCGGATCTGTCCGGGGGTGATCAGTCCGTACGGGTTGTCCTCAGTGCTGCTGGCGGTTCCGGCACCACCGGAGCACGCGGAGAGGATGAGGGCGGTCGCCGCAGCGACGGCGAGGAGGGCCGTCCTGCGGAGGGTGAAGCGATTCGTCACGGCGAGTCCAATCGTGGGGAGGAGTTCGTGGTGCGTGGAGGGAACCGTCGGCTCGTGTCTTGTGGACGCCGTCAGCTCCATTGCTGTCGTTCTGCTGGTGAGACCGGTCTCAATGTCGTAGGTTGAGACCGGTCTCAACAGGTTGTCCAGGACAGTACCCTGGTTCTCGGACAACGTCAACGACGCAGCAGACCCCATCGGAGGGCACATGGCAACGGATCCGGGTACCGGCAGACGCGAGGCGACGGTGTCGGACGTCGCGAAGGCGGCTCGGGTCTCGAAGGCCACGGCGGCCCGCGCGCTCGGCGACTACGGGGCCGTGAGCGACGACGTGCGGGACCGTGTGCAGGCCGCCGCGGAACGCCTCGGTTACCGCCCGAACGCCCTCGCGAAGAGCATGAACACGGGGAAGTCGAACACCATCGGGGTGGTCATCGGCGACATCGAGAACCCGTTCTTCGCTCGTGCGACCCGGGGGATCTCCGACGTCGCGCAGGCCGCCGGATTCGACCTCATCCTCGCCAATTCCGATGAGGAGGTCGACGCCGAGACGGCAGCGATCGAGCTCCTCCTCGACAAGCGCGTGGACGGGTTCATCGTCACGCCGGCCTCCTCGATCGAAACGAGAAGTTTACAAACGGCGCTCGCCGAGGGGCGTCCCGTGGTGCTCCTCGACCGTCGCGCGGCCGGTATGGAGGCCGACACGGTCGTCGCCGACAACGCCTCCGGGGCGGCCGCGGCAACCCGGCACCTCCTCGCCGCCGGACACCGTCGGATCGCGTTCATCTCGACGCTCGGGCACGGGGAGCCGTATGCCTCAGGGGACGATGTCGGCTCCACCTCGGTCGGCGATCGCATCGACGGGTTCACGAGTGCCCTCCGTGAGGCCGGCGTCGAGGATCCGGCCGCGTCCGTCCACCTCAACGCGCGTGCGGAGGGGATCGACGTCATCACCCGGAAGGTCCTCGGCGACCCGGACCCCGTGACCGCGATCATC from Plantibacter flavus includes these protein-coding regions:
- a CDS encoding LacI family DNA-binding transcriptional regulator, whose product is MATDPGTGRREATVSDVAKAARVSKATAARALGDYGAVSDDVRDRVQAAAERLGYRPNALAKSMNTGKSNTIGVVIGDIENPFFARATRGISDVAQAAGFDLILANSDEEVDAETAAIELLLDKRVDGFIVTPASSIETRSLQTALAEGRPVVLLDRRAAGMEADTVVADNASGAAAATRHLLAAGHRRIAFISTLGHGEPYASGDDVGSTSVGDRIDGFTSALREAGVEDPAASVHLNARAEGIDVITRKVLGDPDPVTAIIASDSLVGSAVFRTIRELGLAIPDDVSLIAFDDADWTSLTTPPITVVSQPIYELGAESARRLIARIGGAGADAEEFVLAQTLIERGSVAAPPTR
- a CDS encoding amino acid ABC transporter ATP-binding protein — its product is MTYTSPLPVTDGHFYRGSSLELRDVSMAYGDIEVIREVSIDVEPGTTTCIIGPSGSGKSTLLRGVNRLHEPTSGDVLLAGESALKMKPERLRTRVGLVFQHFNLFPDHTALENVALALRNVKGMSKSESLRVAAARLDDVGLGERSDHRPRDLSGGQQQRVAIARALAMEPEVMLFDEATSALDPELVKGVLNLMAGLAQRGMTMLVVTHEMGFARKVADQVVFMDEGRVVEAGTPSQLFDAPQSPRLQRFLSEVL
- the argG gene encoding argininosuccinate synthase yields the protein MSKVLSSLPVGERVGIAFSGGLDTSVAVAWMREKGAVPCTYTADIGQADEPNIGAVPDRAKEYGAEIARLVDAKSALVEEGLVALQCGAFHIRNAGKTYFNTTPLGRAVTGTMLVRAMKEDGVDIWGDGSTYKGNDIERFYRYGLLANPRLRIYKPWLDVDFVNELGGRKEMSEWLVARDFPYRDSTEKAYSTDANIWGATHEAKRLEELSSGMELVEPIMGVPFWREDVEIASEVVTVTFEAGRPVALNGVEYADAVALVLEANAIGGRHGLGMSDQIENRIIEAKSRGIYEAPGMALLHIAYERLLNAIHNEDTVANYHNEGRRLGRLMYEGRWLDPQSLMLRESIQRWVGSAVSGEVSIRLRRGDDYTILDTSGPGLSYHPDKLSMERVGDAAFGPNDRIGQLTMRNLDIADSRSRLEQYAAAGIVGGATADLVGKLEQGEAQEILGGELLDPTADALERATDLASEGAAFDSGTD
- a CDS encoding NAD(P)/FAD-dependent oxidoreductase, with protein sequence MTLVTDRSLASGASGRSLAWLNSAAQRSSEYHALRVLGIDRWRTFAAQIPSADFLRFDGGLMWAPEGESYAETFAYERGIGYDARWLAPEEVASVTPGVDPAAVAAEGAIFNPGEGWVELPSVIEVLSREFVARGGRIVTDAGAEIASSGGRAVGAVLANGDRIEADAVLLATGPDVPAQLAALGITIGDQSPAAFVAFTKPAASELVAVLNTPKVAVRRTREGGFALDSAWSEEEIEVRDDGSLHISDSTVERLLAEGSRVLAGNPTLELDHIGAGYKPIPGDGEPVFGAVPQLPGLFTAFSHSGATLGLIAGELLADEIVDGEPSPLLATFRPERYAESPVPA
- a CDS encoding Gfo/Idh/MocA family protein — encoded protein: MAARVSGTIRTGVIGFGTSGAVFHAPFLAADPDYSLDLVVTSDPDRRAEALGRYPGVQVVSTAEELFARADELDLVVIGSPSGTHAALATAALDAGLHVVVDKPFAVTAAEGRAVVDRAAAADRLVTVFQNRRWDGDFLTVRRLLDEGALGHVHRFESRFEWWKPDPPASWKTAATAAEGGGILYDLGTHVIDQAIQLFGEVEDVQAELGVVRPGAVADDDAFVALRHRSGVRSHLWMGSLVAQAGPRFRVLGSSGAYTSWGLDGQEPALKAGADPRDEGFGLREPSGWGSIGIDGATEPVPMADGDYAAFTRLLATALHDGGPPPVDPADAIAVLEIIEAVHTAAAPHERTIPEQKEQTA
- a CDS encoding ABC transporter substrate-binding protein, coding for MTNRFTLRRTALLAVAAATALILSACSGGAGTASSTEDNPYGLITPGQIRVASLGDSKPYTFTDADGTFTGFDVELFTDVAKRIGIDDVVFTGQDFSGLLSAVANGQFDVGVAAIGITKEREQTVDFSDGYLAGYLTVMAAKDSGITDADSLAGKRLGVVQGTLQEAYAVKHFTDTELVRFPDNNSAISAVNSGSIDAHFLDYEAAKEYAAQYGLVNAIDIPSFDAPAGFAIAKDKPEFKKALDKALAEAMEDGTWKKLYQKWFPGSPMPEQYLPKAEQTSSPSPTSSTE
- a CDS encoding amino acid ABC transporter permease; translation: MDWLDSIIKTFFDFDAMWQVFPQLLGTGLVNTLVISIAATVIGVVLGMIIAIMGISPSRWLRVPARIYTDVFRGLPAILTILLIGQGFARFSQQLFGPSPYPLGILALSLIASAYIGEIFRAGIQSVDRGQLEACRALGMSYGKAMRLVVVPQGIRRVLPALVNQFIAIVKDSSLVYFLGLLVSERELFRVGQDAAVLTGNLSPLVMAGLFYLVITVPLTHLVNFFDNRFRTGRRKATPPKSGLDELDEVQPPLPVTTGSNT
- a CDS encoding M13 family metallopeptidase, with the protein product MTDAQLASGIDRSELDPAVRPQDDLFRHVNGKWMDRTEIPDDKARWGSFHQLAEDAENAVRDIIEESQTNPDGEEGVKIGALYASFMDVDRANALGATPLADQLARVAAVDSIDSFLRLSGEFEAEGVGGFLQLFVDNDPGNPERYLVFAEQGGITLPDESYFREDTFAEIRDAYRAHLQTMFELAGIDDAAARADRVFALETAIASKHWDNVATRDSEKTYNLYSWDEAAALAAGADLDGPDLAVWRDAIGAADAVFAEIVVREPSFLEGLGELLVAEQLESWKDWLAWKVVHGAAPYLSEEFGRANFDFYGKTLTGTPQQRERWKRGVSLVEGMLGEAVGRIYVDRHFGAASKDEMDVLVGFLVEAYRDSIENLEWMSPETRTRALEKLDKFTPKIGFPVKWRDYSALELEADDLLGNVRRASRFEMDRELGKIGKPLDRDEWFMTPQTINAYYNPGFNEIVFPAAILQYPFFDAGREAAANYGAIGAVIGHEIGHGFDDQGSKFDGDGRLTDWWTEADRAAFEERTASLIEQYNALAPAQVPDHHVNGALTIGENIGDLGGLGIAWKAYLLSLEGAEPPVIDGLTGAERFFLSWAQAWQQKGRDAEVIRLLSIDPHSPNEFRCNQIVRNIDAFYEAFGVTESDAAWLAPEERVTIW